TACCAGTCGAAATTCCTCAAAAGATAGAAATACCGATTCCTCAACCTCAACAAGTTCCCGTTGAAATTCCACACCCCTATCCAGTGGAAGTCGTGAAACACGTCGAAATCCCTATCGAAAAGCCAGAGCCTGTTATCGTAGAAAAACACGTAAGTAAATGTATCTAATTATCGAACAATGGTGAAGTCACCGTTGTAAAACTTCGTATCGCAATAACTGTATCACGTGTCACTATATCATATGTAATCGTGTCCATCTAGATACCTTTTGTGGTGGAGAAGCCGTATCCAGTGTACGTCGAAAAGAAATTTCCCATTCCAGTCGCAAAGCCGTATCCAGTTCATGTGCCAGTTTACAAGCACGTATTCCATTACACTTCAAAGGGCAAAGGATGGCACTAG
This genomic window from Bombus fervidus isolate BK054 chromosome 5, iyBomFerv1, whole genome shotgun sequence contains:
- the LOC139987338 gene encoding uncharacterized protein; translation: MNQIIALFGLAVIAGIVSAGHIEEDHGSSTYEEKTKPVEIPIYKKYAIPIPHPVPVEIPQKIEIPIPQPQQVPVEIPHPYPVEVVKHVEIPIEKPEPVIVEKHIPFVVEKPYPVYVEKKFPIPVAKPYPVHVPVYKHVFHYTSKGKGWH